In Amaranthus tricolor cultivar Red isolate AtriRed21 chromosome 5, ASM2621246v1, whole genome shotgun sequence, a genomic segment contains:
- the LOC130813856 gene encoding piezo-type mechanosensitive ion channel homolog isoform X3, whose protein sequence is MENFFCGSLLLFLLLAAAIFNWSIISLVYLAVFLVLQFNLPRRDFRFCSLYMFLWGCGIYSLLIALLQAIFVVIWVIKEGKWSLADSSWVKLIGFLSFQSWRSPTGIFYLVLQVLVGVVCLAWIYQHKLGMVPWRGSCWGNFLSFLAQLGSYIKVVSCFLLPAIQLVVGISHPSWVSLPFFICSCVGLVDWSLTSNFSGLFRWWRSLQLYSCFIILLLYIHQLPVLFPTLLQQIANFIGLYKISVESGWLEICSSLSLIFFYTTLSFVKNDLEEMEFMMSSTESDLTEQLLPARHSFFIRLSRSGERHTNVLVKAAVFRTFTINFFTYGFPLSLVALSFWSFHFASICAFGLLAYVGYIVYAFPSLFRLHRLNSLLLVFILLWAVSTYIFNVAFSILNWKLGKDPEIWELVGLWRYSTPGYFLIAQFGLGFLVAVGNLVNNSVFTYLSNENGHIPNGGSTIEVKEETKVLMVATIAWGLRKCSRAIMLVLIFLIAMKPGFMHAIYMIFFFIYLLGHSISTKIRQALILLCEAHFALLYILQINLISKNLKHEGSLSREILSQLGLLDCDSSWEFLEIALLACYCAIHNNGFDMLFSFSAFVQHTPYPPIGFSVLKAGLNKSVLLSVYCSSSDGDSNSGTSERRIASYLSAVGQKFLAVYRSWGTYIAFLTILVAVYLVRPNYISFGYIFLLLFWIIGRQLVERTKRRLWFPLKAYAILVFIFMYCLSIFPSFQSWLSHVVDLYPNLGYKPDASMLDNIWESLAILIVMQLYSYERRQSKYTEPIDANVLQSGTLGFIRRFLIWHSNKLLFAALFYASISPISAFGFLYLLGLIISSTFPKTSRVPSKSFLVYTGFVVMVEYLFQMWGQQAKMFPGQYHSDLSRFLGLQVFGPGFWGIESSLRGNVLVIAACTLQYNVFHWLDRMPNTDVLIGEWEEPCPLFVTAEDDAVTVHNYDEENILLSQSTSSDKQTTTASYTWQSPTTGRPKPLLSQRDSENSRSVNFSIRYFWGSIKESQKWNKRRILALRNERFEMQKKTLKVYLMFWIENMFNLFGLEINMMVLLLASFALLNVISLLYIGLLAAFVLLDRRIIRRLWSMLVFLFACVLVLEYFSIWKNQFSLNHSSPLETTIHCHDCWKISKLHFQFCQSCWLGLVVDDPRMLMSYFIVFMVACFKQRADRSPSLSGSVTYHQMMSQRKNIFVWKDLSFETKSMWTIFDYLRLYCYCHLLDLVLTLILITGTLEYDTLHLGYLAFALVFFRMRLEILRKRNKIFKFLRIYNFVIIVLSLAYQSPLIGVFNEGKCGTVGYIYEVIGFYKYDYGFRITSRSALVEIIIFMLVSLQSYMFSSPEFEHVSRYLEAEQIGAIVREQEKKASWKNAQLQNIRETEEKKRQRNMQVEKMKSEMLDLQVQLHSMNSPGNCVQVSPETGGLRKRRSASFIMDKDITAGGKESLIPTFNLDGDFRPTHKEELPLKEGKTISGDLMQYLELLGSPVSKNSESPTAEESKRQESEVFSFGEITEIEDPVHHTVAEGKRDCSKGQSKDHPLKSAVQLIGDGVSQVQSLGNQAVTNLATLLNVSHQDGDSSSHSSEEDGRFSEMERSRNAEYVRLDRTSSLQSDKSTMSESVRLQLLRIFRHIWSQMRSNNDIVCYCCFIIVFLWNFSLLSMVYLAALFLYALCVNTGPSYTFWVVMLIYTEFYILVEYFYQIIIQHCGLIIKLTFLQELGFPHHKINSSFVISSLPLFLVYLFTLLQSSITAQDGDWTALSEFSAFKRKMRDNKYVGTYSSWSEKLYKLFQPLKDVLEMMARNCLRYWKSLTHGAESPPYFVQLSMDVGSWPEDGIQPEKIESGTNQLLKIVHSERCKEENPDLCPSASRVNIQSIEKSQENPNVALAVFEVVHAAPLEECVSMDWSKSLTPAADVAKEILNAKRSGFIEEVGFPYPILSVIGGGKREVDLYAYVFGADLAVFFLVAIFYQSVIQNKNYLFLDSGRSNYLLMFICHWESAILSFQPCTLYIFSY, encoded by the exons ATGGAGAATTTCTTCTGTGGATCTTTGCTGCTATTTCTACTTTTAGCAG CTGCTATATTTAATTGGAGTATAATATCACTAGTATATTTGGCGGTGTTTCTTGTCCTTCAATTCAATCTTCCAAGAAGAG ATTTTCGTTTTTGTTCGTTATATATGTTTTTGTGGGGATGTGGCATATATTCACTGCTCATTGCTCTTCTACAAGCAATTTTTGTTGTCATATGGGTAATCAAGGAGGGCAAATGGTCCCTGGCAGACTCATCGTGGGTGAAGCTGATTGGGTTCTTGAG CTTCCAGTCATGGAGATCTCCGACTGGAATATTCTATTTGGTTTTACAAGTACTAGTGGGCGTTGTTTGTCTAGCTTGGATATATCAGCACAAACTGGGTATGGTCCCTTGGCGAGGTTCATGCTGGGGGAACTTCTTGTCATTTTTGGCGCAATTAG GTTCGTACATCAAGGTTGTGTCCTGCTTCTTGTTGCCTGCCATCCAGTTGGTAGTGGGGATAAGCCATCCGTCTTGGGTGTCTTTGCCCTTTTTCATCTGTAGCTGTGTTGGATTAGTGGATTGGTCTTTGACAAGCAATTTCTCAGGTCTTTTTAG GTGGTGGAGGTCTCTTCAGCTCTATTCTTGCTTCATTATACTCCTACTTTATATTCATCAGCTCCCTGTACTTTTCCCCACATTGCTTCAACAGATAGCTAACTTTATTGGCCTTTACAAGATATCTGTGGAATCTGGGTGGCTGGAAATATGTTCTAGCCTTTCCCTCATTTTTTTCTACACAACG CTATCATTTGTCAAAAATGATTTGGAGGAAATGGAATTCATGATGTCAAGCACAGAAAGTGATTTGACCGAGCAACTTCTTCCTGCGAGGCAttctttttttattcgtttGTCAAG GTCAGGAGAGAGGCATACCAATGTTTTGGTGAAAGCTGCTGTTTTTCGGACTTTTACCATCAACTTTTTCACATATGGTTTCCCG CTATCCTTGGTTGCTCTTTCCTTCTGGAGTTTCCATTTTGCAAGTATATGTGCTTTTGGATTGCTGGCATATGTTGGCTACATTGTATATGCTTTCCCATCACTATTTCGTTTGCACCGGCTGAATAGTCTCTTGCTTGTGTTCATACTCTTGTGGGCTGTCAGTACCTACATATTCAATGTGgcattttcaattttgaattggaaattagGGAAG GACCCAGAGATCTGGGAGCTTGTTGGTTTGTGGCGGTACTCAACTCCTGGATATTTCCTGATCGCTCAATTTGGTCTTGGTTTTTTGGTTGCTGTTGGTAATCTTGTGAACAATTCAGTGTTTACATACCTCTCTAATGAGAATGGTCATATTCCAAATGGTGGCTCTACAATAGAAG TTAAGGAGGAGACCAAGGTGCTTATGGTTGCCACAATTGCTTGGGGGTTGCGGAAATGTTCTCGGGCTATCatgttggttttgatatttCTTATAGCCATGAAGCCTGGATTCATGCATGCTATTTACA tgatatttttttttatatatctcCTGGGCCACAGTATCAGCACGAAGATAAGGCAGGCATTAATTCTTCTGTGTGAAGCTCATTTTGCATTGTTGTACATTCTTCAGATAAATCTGATATCTAAGAATCTAAAGCATGAAGGCTCGTTAAGCAGGGAAATTTTGTCACAACTAG GTCTTCTAGATTGTGATAGCTCATGGGAGTTTTTGGAAATAGCTCTTCTTGCATGTTATTGTGCCATACATAATAATGGATTTGATATGCTGTTTTCATTCTCAGCATTTGTACAGCATACACCTTATCCTCCAATTGGTTTTAGTGTGCTTAAAGCTGGTTTGAACAAGTCAGTTTTATTGTCAGTTTATTGCTCTTCATCTGATGGGGACAGCAATAGTGGAACTTCTG AGAGAAGAATAGCATCATACCTGAGTGCTGTAGGGCAGAAATTTCTTGCAGTATACAGATCATGGGgaacctatattgcttttttGACTATACTTGTTGCTGTGTACCTGGTCAGACCCAATTATATATCATTCGGATATATATTCCTTTTACTTTTCTGGATTATCGGAAGGCAACTTGTTGAACGGACAAAAAGACGCCTGTGGTTCCCTTTGAAAGCATATGCCATTTTGGTGTTCATCTTCATGTATTGCCTCAGCATATTTCCTAGCTTTCAGTCATGGCTGTCCCATGTTGTTGATCTTTATCCAAACCTGGGATATAAGCCTGATGCTTCTATGTTGGATAACATCTGGGAATCTCTGGCCATTTTGATTGTGATGCAACTCTATAGCTACGAAAGGAGACAGAGCAAGTATACTGAACCAATTGATGCTAATGTGCTGCAGTCAGGGACACTTGGTTTTATAAGAAGGTTTCTGATATGGCATAGCAACAAGCTTCTGTTTGCTGCTCTGTTTTATGCATCCATATCCCCTATAAGCGCATTTGGTTTTCTGTATCTTCTAGGCCTCATCATCAGCTCAACTTTCCCCAAGACATCAAGGGTCCCGTCAAAGTCTTTTTTAGTTTATACAGGATTTGTAGTGATGGTGGAGTATCTATTCCAGATGTGGGGTCAGCAGGCAAAGATGTTCCCTGGTCAATATCACTCTGATCTGTCTCGTTTCTTGGGTCTCCAAGTATTTGGGCCTGGATTTTGGGGCATAGAATCAAGCTTGAGGGGGAATGTTTTAGTGATTGCTGCATGTACTCTCCAATACAATGTTTTCCATTGGTTAGATAGGATGCCAAACACTGATGTTTTGATAGGTGAATGGGAGGAGCCGTGTCCATTATTTGTCACAGCTGAGGATGATGCAGTTACTGTGCATAACTATGATGAAGAAAACATATTGTTGTCTCAATCTACATCATCTGATAAGCAAACGACAACAGCAAGCTATACATGGCAATCACCTACTACTGGTCGTCCTAAACCATTGCTTTCCCAGAGAGACTCTGAGAATTCTAGATCTGTAAATTTTTCAATTAGATACTTCTGGGGAAGTATCAAGGAGAGTCAGAAGTGGAATAAGAGGAGAATTCTTGCACTAAGAAACGAGAGATTtgaaatgcaaaaaaaaacgtTGAAAGTTTATTTGATGTTTTGGATTGAAAATATGTTCAACCTCTTTGGTCTGGAAATCAACATGATGGTTTTGCTTCTTGCTAGTTTTGCCCTCTTGAATGTTATTTCATTGCTCTACATTGGTTTGCTTGCCGCTTTTGTTCTTCTGGATCGACGCATTATTCGCAGGCTATGGTCCATGTTGGTTTTCCTCTTTGCATGTGTCCTGGTTCTTGAATACTTTTCTATCTGGAAGAATCAGTTTTCTTTGAATCATTCATCTCCATTAGAGACTACTATCCATTGTCATGACTGCTGGAAAATTTCAAAGCTACACTTTCAGTTTTGTCAAAGCTGTTGGTTAG gaCTTGTTGTGGATGATCCTCGAATGCTTATGAGTTACTTTATAGTCTTCATGGTTGCTTGTTTCAAGCAGCGTGCTGATCGATCACCCAGTTTATCAGGTTCAGTTACGTATCATCAGATGATGTCTCAACGTAAGAACATATTTGTTTGGAAGGACCTCTCGTTTGAAACAAAAAGTATGTGGACTATTTTTGACTATTTGAGACTTTACTGCTATTGCCATCTCTTGGATCTTGTGCTCACTTTGATTTTGATAACTGGAACTCTCGAGTATGATACGCTGCACCTTGGATATCTAGCTTTTGCCTTGGTTTTCTTTCGGATGAGATTAGAAATTCTTCGAAAAAGGAACAAGATCTTCAAGTTCCTGCGCATATACAATTTTGTTATCATTGTTCTGTCTCTTGCCTATCAGTCTCCCTTGATTGGGGTTTTCAATGAAGGGAAGTGTGGAACTGTCGGTTACATATACGAGGTCATAGGATTTTATAAATATGATTATGGGTTTCGAATCACTTCAAGATCTGCATTGGTtgaaatcatcatcttcatgtTGGTTTCACTGCAGTCATATATGTTCTCTTCTCCAGAGTTTGAGCATGTATCACGATACCTTGAGGCCGAGCAAATTGGAGCAATTGTACGTGAGCAAGAGAAAAAGGCTTCATGGAAAAATGCCCAATTGCAGAACATCCGCGAAACCGAGGAAAAGAAAAGACAACGTAATATGCAAGTGGAGAAGATGAAGTCAGAGATGCTTGATCTACAAGTCCAGCTCCACAGCATGAACTCTCCGGGAAATTGTGTTCAGGTATCTCCTGAAACTGGAGGCTTAAGGAAGAGGAGAAGTGCATCATTTATTATGGATAAAGATATAACCGCTGGTGGTAAGGAGTCTCTAATCCCTACATTTAACTTGGATGGAGATTTTAGGCCTACTCATAAGGAAGAGTTACCACTGAAAGAAGGAAAGACGATTTCTGGTGATCTCATGCAGTATTTAGAATTGCTTGGTTCTCCAGTTAGCAAAAATTCTGAAAGTCCAACTGCAGAAGAATCGAAAAGGCAAGAATCAGAAGTTTTTTCTTTTGGTGAAATTACTGAAATTGAGGATCCTGTTCATCATACTGTAGCTGAAGGAAAACGAGATTGCTCTAAAGGTCAATCAAAGGATCACCCACTAAAATCTGCAGTGCAGCTGATAGGTGATGGTGTTTCTCAAGTGCAATCTCTCGGAAACCAAGCTGTTACCAACCTTGCTACTCTCTTGAATGTATCTCATCAGGATGGTGATTCGAGTAGTCATTCATCTGAAGAAGATGGAAGATTTAGTGAAATGGAGAGGAGCCGAAATGCTGAATATGTTCGTTTAGACCGTACATCTTCTTTACAGTCTGACAAGAGTACTATGTCCGAGTCTGTTAGGCTCCAGCTTTTGCGGATCTTTCGACACATATGGTCCCAGATGCGCTCTAACAACGAcattgtttgttattgttgctTTATTATAGTCTTCCTTTGGAACTTCAGTCTGTTATCCATGGTGTACCTTGCAGCTCTTTTTTTGTATGCTCTGTGTGTTAATACTGGACCAAGTTATACCTTCTGGGTTGTCATGCTTATCTATACCGAGTTCTACATCTTAGTTGAATACTTCTATCAAATTATCATTCAACACTGTGGGTTGATCATAAAGTTAACATTCCTTCAAGAGTTGGGTTTTCCTCATCATAAAATCAATTCATCGTTTGTGATAAGCTCATTACCTCTCTTTTTGGTCTACCTATTTACACTTTTACAAAGCTCCATCACTGCACAAGACGGTGATTGGACTGCTTTATCAGAATTTAGTGCTTTCAAAAGAAAAATGCGTGACAACAAGTATGTCGGTACATACTCTAGCTGGAGTGAGAAGCTTTATAAACTTTTCCAACCATTGAAAGATGTACTGGAGATGATGGCTAGAAACTGCTTGAGGTACTGGAAATCTCTAACCCATGGAGCAGAATCTCCTCCATACTTTGTTCAGCTGTCCATGGATGTTGGATCATGGCCAGAAGATGGCATTCAACCAGAGAAGATTGAATCAGGTACGAACCAATTGCTTAAGATTGTCCATAGTGAACGGTGCAAGGAAGAAAACCCGGATCTTTGTCCCTCAGCTAGCAGGGTTAACATTCAGAGCATAGAGAAAAGTCAAGAAAACCCCAATGTAGCTTTGGCTGTTTTCGAAGTCGTACATGCTGCTCCATTAGAGGAATGTGTTTCAATGGATTGGTCAAAGTCACTTACCCCAGCTGCTGATGTTGCAAAAGAGATACTTAATGCAAAACGCTCTGGATTTATTGAAGAAGTTGGGTTTCCATATCCTATACTATCAGTAATTGGTGGTGGAAAAAGAGAAGTTGATCTATACGCTTATGTGTTTGGAGCTGATTTGGCAGTTTTCTTTCTGGTTGCTATTTTCTACCAATCAGTCATTCAAAATAAAA ATTATCTTTTTCTTGATAGTGGTCGATCGAATTATTTACTTATGTTCATTTGCCACTGGGAAAGTGCTATTCTATCTTTTCAACCTTGTACTCTTTACATATTCAGTTACTGA